Within the Kwoniella dejecticola CBS 10117 chromosome 5, complete sequence genome, the region TCATGATAAACTGTATTTTCAAAGGATCGTAATTTTCATTCGAATTTAATCCTTGTCTTGTTGCTCTGATATCTGATATAATTATCAGGATCACTAGATGGCGTAGatagagagaaagaggaaaatggacaggaagagggagagggtAAAGACTAACGTCAACACGACGGACTAGTGGATTACATACACTTATAATATGTTCAATCCATGCATTTGCATTGCCGCTGAATCACTCAGTGGTTTGTCGCATGCTCATTCCACCTGAACatgcagcttgagcttgatcgcGATGCAACAACTTCTTTTCAAAGATGAAGTGGACATATGCAAATTCATGCCATATTACCCATTGCCGCATACCGCATACCGCGTACCGCAAGTGTACAATACTAACCAGATTATATACTTTTGGCTATCTCCCTCCGTCGAGCACCTCCCTCGGGTCATTCTCATGATCGATTTAGATACAGTGTTGTAGATGCTAAACTTTGATTCCGAGCAAACCATTTATTTACCTTCGAACATCTTCTTGATGGCTTCAGTAGAGTATGACTTGGGTCTCTCAAGGGGCATCTACAAAAATGACAAATCACTCAATCAGCTATCTTGTCTTGCCTATCACCTGCAACTCGCATATTTTGGATTGGAAGAAAATTTGGGTGACATTCAAAATTTAACTTACACCAAGAGCTCTGTCCCAGATGAGTTGAGAAACGACACCGAACGCTCTGGAGACACCGAAGAGGACGGTGTAGAAGTCTTGTTGGTGGAGACCGTAGTAAGTCAACAAGACACCGGAGTGAGCATCGACATTGGGCCATGGGTTCTTGGCTTTACCGGCTTCGAGCAAGATGTTGGGGACGATCTTGTAGATTTGGCCGACGAGCTTGAATCCTGGGTCGTTAGGGAGGTGCTTGAGGGCGAATTCTCGTTGAGCAGTGTATCGAGGGTCGGTCTTTCTCAAGACGGCGTGTCCGTAACCGGGAACGACTTGACCGGATTTAAGGGTAGACCAAACGTATTCGGCGACCTTCTCGTCGGAGGGCTCTTCTCCTACAGCAGCTCTCATCTTCTGGACCCATCGGAGTACTTCTTGGTTAGCAAGACTAGAGAGATACAACCTCGTCAGTCAGCCTTTCCTGCTTTATCTGATACAGGTGGTTTGAGTGAGACGTACCCGTGGAGAGGACCAGCAAGACCATTAAGAGAGGCAGCgaaggcaaggaaaggaTCGGAAAGGGCGGAACCGACCAAGTGACCAGTGTGGGCGGATACGTTACCACCTTCGTGGTCAGAGTGGATGGTGATGTACAATCTCATAAGATCGACGAAGTCGGCGTTGTCACCGAAACCGAGCAAAGTGGCCAAGTTGGCAGAGTAGTCCTTGTTGGCGTCGATGGATGGGAGTTTACCGTCACCGAAAACGTTTCTGAAGATTCGACCGGCGATGTTGGGCAGCTTGGCAATGAGGTCCATGGAGTCATCGAAGGTGGTCTTCCAGTATTCTCTCTTGTGAACACCGTTAGAGTAGGCCTTGGCGAAGGCTGAGTCGTGGTTAAGCTGTCATGTCCAAAGACCCTCAGCTGTGGTTcctgaaggagatgagatcgaggagctACTTACAGCGTTGACGGCGATGGAGAATTGAGTCATTGGGTGGAGGGTGTTAGGGCATCGGTcgatcaattcctcgacGAATTTAGGGAGCTCGGCTCGAGCAGCCCATTCTTGGGAAAGACCCTTGACTTGCTCCTCGGTAGGGACTTCACCAGTGACCAACAACCAGAAGAGAGCTTCGGGGAGGGGCTCAGAACCACCTGGGGCGGTAGGGAGCTTTTGTTGAACTTCAGGGATGGTCAATCCTCTGAATCTGATACCCTCATCGGCATCCAAGACTGATCCTTCCCAGATCAAACCCTGTGTGTATGAAGAGAGACCGTCAGCGCTGTGTCCAACGGCTTGTGATTCACGTCGATGAGGCGGTTGAGAATGTAGGCTAGATCCTGAGAGGATTGTTTCGAGTCCAGAGACAGAGGTGATGGAGGCTGAGTGCCATGGGACAGAGAGACACAAGCATCCGGGGACATGGCGTGCGATGCCAGCGATGCCTAAGAacgagcagactcaccttgatacctCTCATACCACCGTAAGCTTGGTCAACGGTAACTTCACCGAAGCTCTTGTTACCGTGGGCGGCTCGGACAGCCTTgacattctcgatctctttGGGGATGAGTTCGGACAATCGCTCCTTGAGGGATTGGGCGTAAGCGGTAGGGGTAGAAGCGAAAGTTCTAGCGAACGATGGTCGGAGCTGTCACAATGAAAGAAGAGGCCATGTCAGCTATCAGCGTCAGTTGAGCCTGATCTAGCTCTGAGAGGAGAAGTCAGACAAAAtatggaggatgaaggatgaaaaATCGGCTAAATCGTGAGATACGGCCGAGAACGAAGGCGTGTTGTGTGTGCGATAAGAGATGCGCAACTACTCTAcgtctctgtctctgtctgTGTACGCACCTGAGCTCTGAGAGCGGATCTGGAGGCGATGAAGCTCATTTTGAGGATGTATCAACAGCAAGTTACCTGAAGGGAAGATGTAAAGCTGGACAAGTTGATCAGGATAGAAAAACAAACAGATAtgagaagagattgaaaaACCCACCCAACGACCAACGACCAGGGATTGGAATGACGAGGACTATAGGTTATGCGGAGCAGCCATAATTCCAACACCCGAAATATCAAAATATCCCGGTAATTTCCCCATCGCGACCGGTAACTTGTACGAGCAGCTCACTTAACGACGAATCATTCGATAAGCCGAATGAGACCGAAAAGCCGAAATACAGTCACGTGATGACATCGATAACATGGATATTTTGGATGGTGCGGTATGCTATGACAAATGACGATCATTTGAGAAATGATGGGAGAACATGATGACTCCCGTGAATCTCGACTGATAGCCGACAGAATACATCGACCCCGCGAAGGAGTACTGCATCGGAGAGTGAGTAGGAAAGTCGGATTGAATCATGTGTAAACGCAGGGGAGCTGACCAACGGGCCCCGAATCAGTGGTCGTTGACACAACATACTATGACTTGCTGGAGGTATCGGTAGATGCCTCCGATgcggagatcaagaaggcgtacaagaagaaagtgggTTCAGGAGATCGTCTTCTCTATTGCTTTCATGTATCTGTCAGCTGGATCATGCTGATCTACAACGTCTGTCAGGCAATGCAACATCATCCCGTGAGCGAGAACTCAGCATGTACGCCCGAACGATCCAGACTTTTCACTGACCGGGGGATGGGATTATGAACGCCACGAACGATGTaggacaaggtgagctagcCATTCTGTTTTCCATAGAAAACACGGAGGTTTGACCCAGCTAAGCAAGCATGTTTCTCCCAGAACCCTGATAATCCGGAAGCGCACGAAAAATTCCAGAAGATAGGACAAGCGTATGAAACGCTCTCGAATCCAAATGACGTAGGTTCCCACTATAAGACCTCTTTGTGGAAGGAATGATATTTGCTGATTGGGATGATATGGATGGATGAGTAGCGGGCGACATACGATTCCCATGGACCCGACGGACCGCCTAGAGGAGGTatgggcggaggaggcgatATGGATGATCTGTTCGAACAGATGTTCGGAGGATTCGGGAtgggtggaggtggaggtggttaTGGTGGATTCGAATTCGATATGGGATTCGATCCTTCAGGTCACGGCCCCCGAGGAGGACAAGGTCGTCGGAAACCAGCAAAAGGACGAGATACGACGGTGCCATACGATATCACGCTGGAGGAGGCTtacaaggggaagaaggtagtGATGAACCTAGAGAGGGATAGGATATGTACGGGATGTAAAGGCTCGGGAGCGAGGCCGGGGGTTGAACCGAGAGAATGTGGGAATTGTGAAGGGAAGGGAATCGTTTTTACGGATCGTCATGTGAGCGCACAACCTTCTGCACTAATTAGCAATAAAATTCGAAAACGTCAATACCCG harbors:
- a CDS encoding citrate synthase, mitochondrial translates to MSFIASRSALRAQLRPSFARTFASTPTAYAQSLKERLSELIPKEIENVKAVRAAHGNKSFGEVTVDQAYGGMRGIKGLIWEGSVLDADEGIRFRGLTIPEVQQKLPTAPGGSEPLPEALFWLLVTGEVPTEEQVKGLSQEWAARAELPKFVEELIDRCPNTLHPMTQFSIAVNALNHDSAFAKAYSNGVHKREYWKTTFDDSMDLIAKLPNIAGRIFRNVFGDGKLPSIDANKDYSANLATLLGFGDNADFVDLMRLYITIHSDHEGGNVSAHTGHLVGSALSDPFLAFAASLNGLAGPLHGLANQEVLRWVQKMRAAVGEEPSDEKVAEYVWSTLKSGQVVPGYGHAVLRKTDPRYTAQREFALKHLPNDPGFKLVGQIYKIVPNILLEAGKAKNPWPNVDAHSGVLLTYYGLHQQDFYTVLFGVSRAFGVVSQLIWDRALGMPLERPKSYSTEAIKKMFEGK